The Humulus lupulus chromosome 3, drHumLupu1.1, whole genome shotgun sequence genome window below encodes:
- the LOC133822573 gene encoding uncharacterized protein LOC133822573: MAPAPQQVGPYGGWPMTNYAPYPVQHMEPVYERFRKQHAPNFEGTTDPFEAEEWLRNVEPILAHMNLSNADRISCVSSLLKKDARIWWDLVQQSHDAATMTWTRFVELFHKKYYNSAVLATRVEEFTNLKQGNLTVAEYARQFDRLAKFAAELVPTDYLRVNKFVRGLRPKIEMGVKLANPGNTSYADVLETAIEVERLQTNVSKEEASKPEPRQQSQPQASRNNNQSSNSQSNNNGNGQKRRHPDNKQADNNKRARPSNGGNRSGYVEYPPCAKCQKKHPGECRANTKECFNCGQEGHRKRDCPQQKPEGKKDEKMVPARVFALTQGEADASNKVVTGK; the protein is encoded by the exons atggccccagcaccccaacaagttggtccgtatgggggatggcctatgacgaactacgctccttatcctgttcagcacatggagccagtgtacgagaggttccgcaagcagcacgctccgaacttcgaagggactacggacccctttgaagcagaagaatggctaaggaatgtggagccgatcctagcccacatgaaccttagtaatgcagaccgcatatcctgcgtctcatctttgctcaagaaagatgccaggatatggtgggacttggtccagcaatcccacgatgctgccactatgacgtggacccgatttgtggagctcttccacaagaagtactacaattcagcagtgcttgctacgagagttgaggagttcaccaatctgaagcaagggaatttaacagtggcggaatatgctcgtcagttcgatcgcttagcaaagttcgcagcagagttggttccaaccgactatctaagggtgaacaagtttgttagaggacttcgcccgaagatcgagatgggggttaagctagcaaacccgggaaacacttcatatgccgacgttcttgagacggcaattgaagtagaaaggttgcaaaccaacgtgagcaaagaagaagccagcaagccggaacctaggcagcagagccaacctcaggccagtcggaacaacaatcagtccagcaacagtcagtccaacaacaacggtaacggacagaagagaaggcatcctgacaacaagcaagccgacaacaataaaagggcacgaccaagtaatgggggaaataggtcgggctacgtggaatacccgccatgtgccaaatgtcagaagaagcaccccggagaatgccgtgccaacaccaaggagtgtttcaactgtggtcaagaagggcatcgtaaaagagactgtcctcagcaaaagccggaaggaaagaaggacgaaaagatggttcctgctcgggtttttgctttaacccaaggagaggcggatgctagcaacaaggtggtcacag gaaaataa